One region of Ahniella affigens genomic DNA includes:
- a CDS encoding CPBP family intramembrane glutamic endopeptidase, translating to MSESVSRRSPQWLLEIALFVLIVVGDAVGWLPISQTLYLVPLIALALYWSRQRWASIGFSRPPKLLQAILIGIAIGIAMECFAVFVTTPLISHAFGVEPDYSELKAIQGNLLLLALFLGLSWVLAAFGEEICFRGFLMHRLAGLFGNSRWAWGWSLVLSSTLFGWGHTEQGISGWVQEGLSGFLLGVVFLATGRNLTVPIVAHGVSNTVAFVLIYFGRYPGLG from the coding sequence ATGAGTGAATCCGTCTCGCGCAGATCGCCGCAGTGGTTGCTGGAAATAGCGTTGTTCGTGCTGATTGTCGTGGGTGATGCGGTTGGCTGGTTGCCGATTTCGCAGACACTCTATTTGGTGCCGTTGATTGCGCTGGCGCTGTATTGGTCACGGCAGCGTTGGGCATCGATCGGATTCTCGCGGCCACCAAAGCTTCTTCAGGCCATCCTGATCGGTATCGCGATCGGCATCGCGATGGAGTGCTTTGCGGTCTTCGTGACAACGCCCCTGATCAGCCACGCATTCGGTGTTGAGCCAGACTATTCCGAGTTGAAGGCCATCCAAGGCAATCTCCTGCTGCTCGCATTGTTTTTGGGCTTGTCTTGGGTCTTGGCAGCGTTTGGCGAGGAGATTTGCTTTCGCGGCTTCCTGATGCATCGGTTGGCTGGCCTGTTCGGGAATTCGCGTTGGGCCTGGGGTTGGAGCCTCGTGCTGTCCAGCACACTGTTTGGCTGGGGCCACACCGAGCAAGGCATCAGCGGCTGGGTCCAAGAGGGACTCAGTGGCTTCTTGCTCGGCGTGGTGTTCTTGGCCACGGGTCGCAACTTGACGGTCCCGATTGTCGCGCATGGTGTGTCGAATACCGTCGCGTTCGTGCTGATCTACTTCGGTCGGTACCCAGGGCTCGGTTGA
- a CDS encoding mannan-binding lectin gives MINRHISMAALLAVFCIALTAHAAEKPAAANDACAFPTAPLATQEETAWRIFVAMNCKASSGALTWETWTTQACLNNPSDCKGFGRFHQSQLRNGSGSDDPKRTQGCSPMTVSGDKHLLDPFVPTNLSTKPVFCEEVTVNQPEMDYARPKGLLSANGQTDYLFSQKGTITFPTKAIEVKVDWVPASSFTNAKFDCTKRNGQIYLEEIEGVCYAMASVHISSKLYPNWLWATFEPQYAITNPNRCNLALYNACYDPWGSDPAESDGRNTNTTPALQALFTDAGTALDPAFQNYRLTGTQTEFNQPETSNAMLGNSFTEFNAQVKPQEASCITCHAYAQRDANGNTPGGGAPKGDAKIGTPSILTGHKSLDFSWFLGFGVPTQACQDINAGPIFSNNDAKTKCPAVCAVALRTWKGQWTTTEPGVQSVCGCCL, from the coding sequence ATGATCAACCGTCACATTTCGATGGCGGCGCTCCTCGCCGTCTTCTGTATTGCACTCACTGCGCATGCGGCAGAGAAGCCCGCTGCCGCCAATGATGCCTGCGCCTTTCCAACTGCGCCCCTGGCCACGCAGGAGGAAACGGCTTGGCGGATCTTTGTCGCCATGAATTGCAAAGCCAGCTCGGGCGCCCTGACTTGGGAAACATGGACAACCCAGGCGTGCTTGAACAATCCATCGGACTGCAAGGGATTTGGCCGCTTCCATCAAAGCCAGTTGCGCAATGGTTCGGGCTCAGACGATCCGAAACGCACACAGGGCTGCTCGCCAATGACGGTTAGTGGCGACAAACACTTGCTTGATCCATTTGTTCCAACCAACCTCAGCACCAAGCCGGTGTTCTGCGAAGAGGTCACCGTCAATCAGCCGGAAATGGATTACGCGCGTCCGAAGGGCTTGCTCTCCGCAAATGGACAAACCGATTATCTATTCAGCCAGAAGGGCACAATCACCTTCCCAACCAAGGCCATCGAAGTAAAGGTCGACTGGGTCCCCGCATCGTCGTTCACCAATGCGAAATTCGACTGCACCAAACGGAACGGGCAAATCTACCTCGAAGAGATCGAAGGGGTCTGCTATGCCATGGCATCCGTGCATATCAGCTCAAAGTTGTATCCGAACTGGCTGTGGGCCACCTTTGAGCCGCAGTACGCCATCACTAATCCTAATCGATGCAACTTAGCGCTCTACAACGCCTGCTACGACCCTTGGGGGTCCGACCCGGCCGAGTCCGATGGCCGCAACACCAACACGACGCCCGCTTTGCAGGCTCTGTTCACGGATGCCGGTACAGCGCTCGACCCGGCATTCCAGAACTATCGACTGACTGGTACTCAAACCGAGTTCAATCAACCCGAGACGAGCAACGCCATGCTGGGCAACTCGTTTACCGAGTTCAATGCCCAAGTGAAACCGCAGGAGGCCTCCTGCATTACCTGTCACGCTTACGCGCAACGCGACGCCAACGGCAATACGCCCGGCGGGGGCGCGCCGAAGGGTGATGCGAAAATTGGCACACCATCGATCTTGACCGGACACAAGTCATTGGACTTCTCCTGGTTCCTGGGCTTTGGCGTCCCAACACAAGCCTGCCAAGACATCAACGCCGGACCGATCTTCAGCAACAACGACGCCAAGACGAAGTGTCCAGCCGTTTGTGCGGTGGCATTGCGAACGTGGAAAGGACAATGGACCACGACCGAGCCCGGGGTCCAGTCAGTTTGTGGGTGCTGTCTTTGA
- a CDS encoding M14 family zinc carboxypeptidase has translation MKRLARFCAVVLCLFSAHVMAAASTDSSQFVVVKYRNQAQLQAAASQFQHLIVDSKSREFRTEANAADILALREASFEVSVDRVLTDKLQAFETAVRLAGSAKSIPGYTCYRTVEETYTTMNSLVASKPNLASIIDIGPSFEKNRNAALGYTMKVLRITNSATDATLPNKPNMVVFGSIHAREYTPAELLTRFGEWLINGYGTDSEATWLVDNYRFHLVLQANPDGRKKAEAGSSWRKNTNNTNGSCSSSSFGTDLNRNFAYHWSTVAGGSSGDPCNETYRGPTAASEQETRNLIQYVAGTKGTDGAYTGGIFPDRRVDTVSVAAPSDYQGIFMDIHSYSQLVLWPWGDTSTASPNSVPLRTLGRRLAWFNGYTPQQSAQLYATDGATDDNFYGSLGVPAYTIELGVAFFESCTTFQNTTLPKNLAALKYAARNLSSPYNTPAGPDTVSVSASATTVSPGASVTISAVVNDSRFNQTNGTETIQNIASATVTLDKLPGSVGATPITMSASDGSFNANTETVTATISTTGLAVGRHLAYVQATDASGKAGTPNAVIFTIVSGTNAAPVANFSVVTSGLTATFSDSSTDADGSITARAWNFGDGSTSTTTNPSKTYSAAGTYNVQLTVTDNGGLTNTVTKSVTVTASTNAAPVANFSVATSGLTATFTDSSTDSDGTIASRAWNFGDSTTSTAINPSKTYAAAGTYTVTLTVTDNAGATNTKSSSVTVASGGNVLQNGVAVTGLAAALNAELSYTMVVPAGAANLKFVSSGGTGDADLYARFGAVSTDSVYDCRSNGSSNAETCTITTAQAGTYYVRLKAYAAFSGVSLTGSYTVAGVQTQILLNPGFESGATTWTGTAGAISNAATKTPRTGSYYAWLGGNGTTSTETVSQSIAIPAGKTAATLAFYYKIDTAETTTSTQYDKLTIAVLNSGGTVVKTCSTLSNLNKNTAYAAGANCDLSAYIGQTVSVRFSATEDSSAQTSFVLDDVALNVQ, from the coding sequence ATGAAGCGACTCGCAAGGTTTTGCGCGGTGGTGCTGTGCCTTTTTTCCGCGCACGTGATGGCGGCAGCAAGCACCGACAGTAGTCAGTTCGTTGTCGTCAAGTATCGGAACCAGGCACAGCTGCAAGCGGCCGCTTCGCAGTTCCAGCATTTGATCGTCGACTCGAAGAGTCGCGAGTTTCGCACCGAGGCCAACGCCGCCGACATTCTGGCGCTGCGAGAAGCCAGCTTTGAAGTGAGCGTGGACCGCGTGCTCACCGACAAGTTGCAAGCCTTCGAGACGGCAGTGCGGCTCGCCGGCAGCGCGAAGAGCATTCCCGGATACACGTGCTATCGCACCGTTGAAGAAACCTATACGACCATGAACAGCTTGGTCGCCAGCAAGCCAAACCTGGCGAGCATCATCGATATCGGCCCGAGTTTCGAAAAAAACCGGAATGCGGCACTCGGCTACACAATGAAGGTGCTGCGCATCACTAACAGCGCGACGGACGCAACGTTGCCGAACAAACCAAACATGGTGGTGTTCGGGTCGATCCACGCGCGCGAGTACACACCCGCCGAACTGTTGACCCGATTCGGCGAATGGCTGATCAATGGCTACGGCACGGATTCCGAGGCGACCTGGCTCGTCGACAATTATCGCTTTCACCTCGTGCTGCAGGCGAACCCGGACGGCCGCAAGAAGGCCGAGGCTGGCTCGTCCTGGCGCAAGAACACCAACAACACGAACGGCAGCTGCTCAAGCTCCAGCTTTGGCACAGATTTGAACCGCAACTTTGCGTACCACTGGAGCACGGTCGCGGGCGGTTCGAGTGGCGACCCGTGCAACGAGACCTATCGCGGCCCAACCGCAGCGTCTGAACAAGAAACCCGCAACCTCATTCAATATGTTGCGGGCACCAAGGGCACCGACGGCGCTTATACGGGCGGCATCTTTCCGGACCGTCGCGTCGATACGGTGTCAGTGGCCGCGCCGAGCGACTACCAGGGCATCTTCATGGACATTCACAGCTATTCTCAGCTGGTCCTATGGCCCTGGGGAGACACGAGCACGGCGTCGCCCAATTCCGTGCCGCTGCGCACGCTTGGCCGACGTCTCGCCTGGTTCAATGGCTACACGCCACAGCAGTCGGCCCAGTTGTACGCCACCGATGGTGCGACCGATGACAACTTCTACGGCAGCCTGGGTGTGCCGGCCTACACAATCGAGCTGGGCGTTGCGTTCTTCGAATCCTGTACTACGTTCCAGAACACCACGCTGCCAAAAAATCTGGCTGCGCTCAAGTACGCTGCGCGCAATCTGAGCTCGCCCTACAACACGCCCGCCGGGCCGGATACTGTTTCGGTCAGCGCGTCGGCAACCACGGTCAGCCCAGGTGCGTCGGTCACGATCTCGGCCGTGGTCAACGACAGCCGCTTCAATCAGACCAATGGCACCGAGACCATTCAGAACATTGCCTCCGCGACGGTCACCCTCGACAAGCTGCCGGGTAGCGTTGGCGCCACGCCAATCACGATGAGTGCGAGCGATGGCAGCTTCAATGCCAATACCGAAACGGTCACCGCAACCATATCGACGACCGGCCTCGCCGTCGGCCGGCACCTGGCTTATGTGCAAGCAACAGACGCCAGCGGCAAGGCGGGTACGCCGAATGCGGTCATCTTTACCATCGTGAGTGGAACCAATGCGGCGCCTGTTGCGAACTTCAGCGTGGTCACCAGCGGCTTGACGGCAACGTTCTCGGATTCGTCAACCGACGCCGATGGCAGCATTACGGCGCGCGCGTGGAATTTCGGCGACGGCAGCACCAGCACCACCACCAACCCGAGCAAGACCTACTCGGCCGCCGGCACTTACAACGTGCAGCTGACAGTGACCGACAATGGTGGGCTGACGAACACAGTAACGAAATCGGTGACGGTAACGGCCAGTACCAATGCGGCCCCGGTCGCGAACTTCAGCGTTGCAACGAGTGGCCTGACTGCGACATTCACCGACAGCTCGACCGACAGCGACGGCACGATCGCGTCCCGCGCGTGGAACTTCGGTGACAGCACCACGAGCACCGCCATCAACCCAAGCAAGACCTATGCAGCGGCGGGCACCTACACCGTCACGCTCACGGTCACCGACAACGCCGGTGCGACCAACACCAAGTCGAGCAGCGTCACGGTGGCCAGCGGCGGAAACGTGCTGCAGAACGGAGTGGCGGTGACCGGCTTGGCGGCCGCTTTGAATGCTGAGCTGAGCTACACCATGGTGGTGCCCGCGGGGGCTGCCAACTTGAAGTTTGTCAGTAGCGGTGGCACCGGTGATGCCGATCTCTACGCGCGGTTTGGCGCCGTGTCGACCGATTCGGTCTATGACTGCCGATCCAATGGCAGCAGCAATGCCGAGACATGCACGATTACGACCGCCCAGGCCGGCACCTACTACGTGCGGCTCAAAGCCTATGCTGCGTTCTCCGGTGTCAGCCTTACGGGCAGCTACACCGTTGCGGGTGTTCAGACGCAGATCCTGCTGAACCCAGGGTTTGAATCCGGCGCGACGACATGGACTGGCACGGCTGGCGCGATCAGCAATGCCGCCACCAAGACGCCCCGCACTGGCAGCTACTACGCGTGGCTTGGCGGCAATGGCACCACGTCGACCGAAACGGTTTCCCAATCCATTGCGATTCCCGCGGGCAAGACCGCGGCGACGCTCGCGTTCTACTACAAGATCGATACGGCCGAGACCACCACCAGCACGCAGTACGACAAGCTGACGATTGCGGTGCTGAATAGTGGTGGGACGGTGGTGAAAACCTGCTCAACTTTATCGAATCTAAACAAGAACACGGCGTATGCCGCGGGTGCCAATTGCGACCTCAGCGCCTACATCGGCCAGACGGTTAGCGTGCGGTTCAGTGCGACCGAAGACTCGTCTGCGCAGACGTCGTTTGTGCTCGATGATGTCGCGCTCAATGTGCAGTGA
- a CDS encoding aldo/keto reductase encodes MPNRRSFLAYSLGLGSMVFSPMQTSANAPLPLRTRLIPADQRPLPILGLGTWARFADDGPTRQVLGAFVGAGGRLIDSSPMYGDAEVAVGTLVSDLKPSEPLFTATKVWTTGREPGRRQIDTSIARMGHVDLLQIHNLLDWKTHIETLRALQSEGRIRYVGLTHYQDSAHAELERLITRLKPEFIQVNLSIADRHAETRLLPMAADAGVAVLINRPFEEGALFESVRGLNVPDAAKELGLTSWAQVFLAFVMAHPAVTCVLAATKQPHHLEDNLQAARLPALTSRQREQLRTLWTSATDASV; translated from the coding sequence ATGCCGAATCGTCGATCGTTCTTGGCGTATTCTCTGGGCCTGGGTTCCATGGTGTTCTCGCCTATGCAGACGTCTGCCAACGCGCCGCTGCCTCTTCGCACGCGCTTGATTCCGGCGGATCAGCGGCCTTTGCCGATCTTGGGTCTGGGTACTTGGGCGCGCTTTGCGGACGATGGTCCGACGCGGCAGGTACTCGGCGCGTTCGTCGGCGCAGGCGGGCGGCTTATCGACAGCTCCCCCATGTACGGCGATGCGGAGGTTGCTGTCGGCACATTGGTGTCGGACCTGAAGCCATCTGAGCCGCTGTTCACGGCCACCAAAGTCTGGACCACTGGGCGCGAGCCGGGACGGCGGCAGATCGACACGTCTATTGCGCGCATGGGTCATGTGGACCTGCTGCAGATTCACAATCTGCTGGACTGGAAGACGCATATCGAAACGCTGCGGGCGCTGCAGTCCGAGGGTCGGATTCGCTATGTCGGTCTGACGCACTATCAGGACAGCGCTCATGCCGAGTTGGAGCGTTTGATCACCAGGCTGAAGCCGGAGTTCATTCAAGTCAATTTGAGCATCGCGGATCGACACGCAGAAACGCGGCTACTCCCGATGGCAGCCGACGCCGGTGTTGCCGTCTTGATCAATCGCCCGTTCGAAGAGGGCGCCTTGTTTGAGTCGGTTCGCGGCCTGAATGTTCCCGACGCTGCCAAAGAGCTCGGACTGACTAGTTGGGCTCAGGTCTTTCTCGCCTTTGTGATGGCGCACCCAGCCGTCACCTGCGTGCTGGCTGCCACCAAGCAGCCACATCATCTCGAAGACAATCTTCAAGCAGCAAGGCTGCCCGCCCTGACATCACGACAACGCGAGCAACTGCGCACGCTCTGGACATCCGCAACCGATGCATCGGTTTGA
- a CDS encoding ExeM/NucH family extracellular endonuclease, translating to MLPFPRPFLPACLALAAAFVPDSSQAVVTPIHDVQGNGSATPIPGTTVEVQGVVTANFQGAGRLRGFFLQERDATVDADPNTSEGIFIFCNACATGALEGTLMSVTGTVSEFNGMTEITSTSVVLLDGGNHLAEVTPATIDLPIAGVVDDYYEAREGMKVQFVDPLSVGEHFQLFRFGEVELYEGSRPRQFTEFNTPSVSGYAAHLDALARRTILIDDENNTENAPLTAANGSQAIFYPRANAGFSVGTQGVDFFRAGDQVQSLIGVLHWDFAGVTGTSAWRIRPTLANPVTFTVANPRPADPPVVDGAITAVSMNLLNYFTTIDTTSSNTTGPCGPAATVDCRGADSVAELIRQRERTSIVICDLNATIYGLVELENTTPSASISDLLGAVNTRCGGAHPYAFANTGGTLGPDAIRVQHIYRTGIVSPVGSPISDLDPIHSRPPSAQTYDVVDATNLAFGQRFTAVVSHFKSKGSSAGLPGDDDANDGAGASNATRTAQANRLITWINTSVLPATGDPDVLLLGDFNSYAQETPITALTGAGYQDLISTRLGATAYSYLFDGQVGHLDYAFANAALATQVTGIGIWHINSDEVELFDYNDDIRDTPGEATFEEEPNGAALVPPRVLFQAASPYRASDHDPVMVGLFGLPDPMFQNGFE from the coding sequence ATGTTGCCATTTCCGAGACCGTTTCTTCCGGCCTGTCTAGCGCTGGCTGCCGCCTTTGTGCCAGACAGCAGTCAGGCCGTCGTCACGCCGATCCACGATGTGCAGGGCAATGGCAGCGCCACGCCGATTCCGGGCACTACCGTCGAAGTTCAAGGCGTCGTGACTGCCAATTTTCAGGGCGCTGGTCGCCTGCGTGGCTTCTTTCTCCAGGAGCGCGACGCCACGGTGGATGCCGACCCGAATACTTCGGAGGGCATCTTCATCTTCTGCAACGCATGCGCGACGGGTGCGCTGGAGGGCACGCTGATGTCGGTGACCGGCACGGTGTCCGAGTTCAATGGCATGACCGAGATCACGTCGACCTCGGTGGTGTTACTGGATGGTGGCAACCATCTGGCCGAAGTCACACCGGCGACGATTGACCTGCCCATCGCCGGGGTGGTGGACGACTATTACGAAGCCCGCGAGGGCATGAAAGTCCAGTTCGTCGACCCGCTTTCGGTGGGTGAGCATTTCCAACTCTTTCGTTTCGGCGAGGTCGAGCTTTACGAGGGCAGCCGGCCGCGGCAATTCACCGAGTTCAACACGCCAAGCGTGTCGGGCTACGCGGCGCATTTGGACGCGCTCGCCCGGCGCACCATTCTGATCGATGATGAGAACAATACCGAGAACGCGCCGCTCACGGCGGCCAATGGCTCCCAAGCCATCTTCTATCCGCGCGCCAATGCGGGGTTCTCAGTGGGTACGCAGGGCGTCGACTTTTTCCGGGCCGGCGATCAGGTCCAAAGTCTGATCGGGGTATTGCATTGGGATTTCGCTGGCGTTACCGGCACGAGCGCCTGGCGAATTCGCCCGACGCTGGCGAATCCGGTCACGTTCACGGTTGCCAATCCGCGGCCAGCCGACCCGCCGGTTGTTGACGGTGCGATTACGGCCGTCAGCATGAATCTCCTGAACTATTTCACGACCATCGATACCACATCGAGCAACACCACGGGCCCCTGCGGACCAGCGGCGACGGTGGACTGTCGGGGTGCCGATTCGGTTGCAGAACTGATTCGCCAGCGCGAGCGGACATCGATCGTGATCTGCGATCTGAACGCCACGATCTATGGACTGGTGGAACTGGAAAACACCACGCCCAGCGCCAGCATTTCTGATTTGCTTGGCGCGGTGAACACCCGCTGCGGTGGCGCCCACCCGTATGCGTTTGCGAATACCGGCGGCACCTTGGGGCCGGATGCGATTCGCGTTCAGCACATCTACCGCACGGGCATTGTGTCGCCAGTTGGCTCGCCAATATCCGATCTCGACCCGATCCATAGCCGCCCGCCCTCGGCGCAAACCTACGATGTCGTAGACGCGACCAACCTTGCGTTTGGGCAGCGCTTCACGGCGGTGGTCAGTCACTTCAAGTCGAAAGGCTCAAGCGCCGGCTTGCCCGGCGACGACGATGCCAACGATGGCGCGGGCGCGTCCAACGCTACGCGGACGGCGCAAGCCAATCGGCTGATCACATGGATCAACACATCGGTGTTGCCGGCTACGGGCGACCCAGACGTGTTGCTCCTTGGCGACTTCAATTCGTATGCGCAAGAAACGCCCATCACCGCGCTCACCGGCGCTGGCTACCAGGATCTCATCAGCACGCGACTCGGGGCGACCGCCTACTCCTATCTGTTCGATGGTCAGGTTGGGCATCTGGATTACGCGTTTGCCAACGCCGCGCTCGCGACGCAAGTGACCGGAATCGGCATTTGGCACATCAATTCGGATGAAGTCGAATTGTTCGATTACAACGACGACATTCGCGACACGCCCGGCGAAGCCACGTTCGAAGAAGAGCCGAATGGCGCTGCCCTGGTGCCGCCGCGTGTTCTATTTCAGGCGGCGTCGCCATATCGTGCCTCCGATCATGACCCGGTGATGGTCGGCCTGTTCGGGCTGCCGGATCCGATGTTCCAGAATGGTTTTGAGTGA
- a CDS encoding glycosyltransferase family 2 protein, with protein sequence MASPTFSIVIPHYDRSVSDSELARSLRCLSSQTFKDFEVLLFHDGPEQRPLPDPRDFSFPIAVRATETRAGDWGHSLREIGMKAARGKYILNLNADNVLYPRALEVIHSASRAPIEPAPMSEMIDNPDVLVFAIVMRGRCFNGRIGFWRDRKATHRGIISTGIPPLADYIDCLQVVATRSVWERVGWWHDKSEASDGVILPAMIEKFGARYIPAVLGEHW encoded by the coding sequence ATGGCTTCGCCCACGTTTTCAATAGTCATTCCGCATTACGACAGGTCGGTCTCTGACTCAGAGCTGGCCCGCAGCCTCAGATGCCTGTCGAGTCAGACGTTCAAGGATTTCGAAGTGCTGCTCTTTCACGATGGTCCCGAGCAGAGGCCGCTACCAGATCCGCGCGACTTCTCTTTTCCGATTGCCGTGAGGGCTACAGAGACCCGTGCAGGTGACTGGGGGCATTCGCTCCGCGAGATTGGGATGAAAGCAGCAAGGGGCAAATACATATTGAACCTAAACGCCGACAATGTGCTCTACCCGAGGGCACTAGAAGTAATTCACTCAGCATCTCGCGCTCCAATTGAGCCCGCCCCGATGTCTGAGATGATTGACAATCCTGACGTTCTAGTATTTGCAATTGTGATGAGAGGGCGATGCTTTAATGGTCGAATCGGATTCTGGCGAGATCGAAAAGCGACACACCGAGGGATAATAAGCACCGGCATACCGCCACTTGCAGACTACATCGACTGTCTTCAGGTAGTAGCAACACGTTCAGTCTGGGAACGTGTGGGCTGGTGGCATGACAAGTCCGAAGCATCTGATGGAGTCATCCTACCGGCAATGATAGAAAAGTTTGGTGCTCGATACATCCCGGCAGTCTTAGGGGAACATTGGTAA
- a CDS encoding alpha/beta fold hydrolase, whose amino-acid sequence MPRIHSAFRMPRLPDRAAVGQSAGTGWIDDLRGALRLGVDAALGVTDVVEHLHESIRSVRAPISTAGKTKTNGITGFVYRNVRSVMHGVGFGIDGVLRPLNGLLPGSKDHDTRNLLVAIINGIHGDHLEATGNPLAIPMTLRVEGQQIDVRSPVASLTQSLGRAPRSKLIVLIHGLCMNDGQWRRNGYSHADRFRTEVAADVLHLHYNSGRHIHDNGAALAVLLDSLISNWNDAPPDLVLIGHSMGGLVARSACAQSAESRWLRQVTQMIVLGSPHHGAPLERGGFHLDQILGLSPYLSPFAKIGKTRSAGIQDLRHGRILPGDPRPVPLPSHIPCFAMAARLDPVDHERANQFIGDGLVPLASALGDHPDPAWQLGIPAARRQIMRDRGHLELLWDEQVGATLVRWLVHEKVRRRA is encoded by the coding sequence ATGCCCCGGATTCACTCGGCGTTCCGCATGCCACGCTTGCCGGATCGCGCTGCCGTCGGACAATCAGCCGGCACCGGCTGGATCGACGACCTGCGCGGCGCACTGCGCCTCGGTGTCGATGCGGCGCTCGGTGTCACGGATGTCGTCGAGCACCTCCATGAATCGATCCGATCGGTTCGTGCTCCCATCAGTACGGCAGGCAAGACCAAGACGAACGGCATCACAGGGTTCGTTTATCGTAACGTTCGTTCGGTGATGCACGGCGTGGGCTTTGGCATCGACGGGGTGCTGCGTCCGCTGAATGGCTTGCTGCCCGGATCGAAGGACCACGACACACGCAACCTCCTAGTTGCGATCATCAATGGTATCCATGGCGATCACCTTGAGGCCACCGGCAATCCACTGGCCATTCCGATGACGCTTCGCGTCGAGGGTCAGCAGATTGATGTGCGGTCGCCGGTGGCGTCGCTCACGCAATCCCTCGGCCGTGCGCCACGCAGCAAGCTCATTGTGCTGATCCACGGCCTGTGCATGAACGATGGCCAATGGCGACGCAATGGCTACAGCCATGCCGATCGATTCCGCACCGAGGTGGCGGCCGATGTCTTGCACCTTCACTACAACAGCGGTCGTCACATCCACGACAACGGCGCGGCGCTTGCTGTCCTGCTGGATTCGCTGATCTCGAACTGGAACGATGCGCCACCCGATCTGGTGCTGATTGGTCACAGCATGGGCGGACTCGTCGCGCGTAGCGCGTGCGCCCAATCAGCCGAATCACGATGGTTGCGCCAGGTGACGCAAATGATCGTTCTCGGCTCACCACATCACGGCGCACCGCTCGAACGCGGCGGATTCCACCTGGATCAGATTCTTGGTTTGAGCCCGTACTTGTCTCCCTTCGCGAAAATCGGAAAGACCCGCAGCGCCGGTATCCAGGATCTCCGACATGGCAGGATTCTTCCCGGCGACCCTCGTCCCGTGCCCTTGCCAAGTCACATCCCGTGTTTCGCGATGGCCGCAAGACTCGATCCCGTCGATCACGAACGCGCGAACCAGTTCATCGGTGATGGCCTCGTACCGCTGGCCAGTGCGCTTGGCGATCATCCCGATCCGGCCTGGCAACTCGGTATTCCCGCCGCTCGTCGGCAGATCATGCGAGATCGAGGGCATCTTGAATTGCTTTGGGATGAGCAGGTTGGTGCGACGCTGGTGCGGTGGCTGGTGCACGAGAAGGTTCGGCGCCGGGCTTGA